DNA from Pseudomonas mendocina:
CGCTCCCTGGTTTTCAGAACAACGCGTTGGGCTGCACGATGCCGTGCTTCTTCATCTTGCGGTAGAGGGTCGAGCGGGCCACGCCGAAGGTTTCGGCCACGGCGCTGATGTTCCAGCGATGTTCGCGTAGCGCCGCGCGCAGATGGCGTTCTTCGTCATTTTCCAGCCGATCAGCAAGACGGCTTTCGGGCGCACGTACCGATTCCTCGCCAGACTGGCTCAACGCTTGTAGTTCGGCTGGCAGGCAGTCCACGTCGATGCAACCATCCTCGGCCAGCGCCGCGGCATAACGCAGGCAGCTGGACAGTTGGCGGATATTGCCGGGCCATGGGTGATTGAGCAGGCGCTGGCGCGCCTCATCGGTCAGGCGGAACTGACCATGGCTGCGCAGCAGGCTGTCGACCAGGGCATTGCGGTCACTGCGCTCACGCAGCGCTGGCAGGGCCAGCGGCATGCCGTTGAGGCGATAGAACAGATCTTCGCGGAATGTCTTGTTGCCGATCATTTGCGCCAGGTTCTGGTGGGTGGCGGAGATCACCTGCACGTCCAGCGGCACAGGGTTCTCGGCACCCAGTGGAGAGATTTCGCGCTCGGCCAGCACGCGCAGCAGGCGTGTCTGCAAATGGGCCGGCATGTCACCGATCTCGTCAAGAAACAGCGTGCCGCCATTGGCCTGTTCCAGTTTGCCTTTCATGCCTTTCTTGTTGGCGCCGGTGAAGCTGCCGCCGCGGTAACCGAACAGTTCACTTTCGATCAGGCTTTCCGGAATCGCCGCGCAGTTCAGTGCGACGAATGGGCCGCGGGCGCGGGCGCTGGCCTGGTGAATGGCACGGGCGAAGGCTTCCTTGCCGGTGCCGGTTTCGCCGGTGATGAGGATCGGGATGTCCTTGTCCAGCACTTTGCGCAGGCGGCGTACACCCTCCAGAAGACGCGTATCCTGGCCGCCAAGGCGCTGCAGATCCGGGTGTTCGCCCGCTGTGGCTGTGCTCGAGCGGATACGCATGGACGGTGTTGCCGGCACGCGCAGGCTGACACCGACCAGCGCTTCGTTCGCCAGCGTGCGCAGGTTCAGACTGCGGGCGCCACCGTTGCTCAGGCTCAGCAATTCATCGACGCCCGCCGGCAGCAACTGGTCGATACGACTGCCGAGCAGGTCGATCTGGTGCTCTTGCTGGTAGCTGACGAAGGCCGCGTGGTTGGCGCCGATGATCCGCCCCTGTTCGTCGAGTGCCAGCAATTGCTCGTTGGCCAGGTCGCTGATGTCGTCGTGAGATTTCACCGAGAGGGTCATGCGGTCGCGATAGCGTTGGCGGAAGCTGGCGTTCTCGATCATCCGCGCATACATGATCACCAGTTGCAGGGTGAGATACTGCGTTTGCTTGGGCCCCTCGCTGTTCAGGCAGGTGGCGTTGAGGCAGCCGCGCAGCACGTTCTGCGCATCGTAAATGGGCGAGACCGAGCAGCTCAGGCGAAAGTTGGAGATCAGGAAGTGTTCCTGATGATGGATGGTCATCGCCTGGCGCGAGGCCAGTGCGGTGCCGATGCCATTGGTGCCCACCGTGGATTCGTCCCAGCAGGCGCCAACGATGAGCCCGGCCTGGGTGTAGGTGTCGTACTGCAATGGCAGGCGAGTGTCGAGGGTGACGCCGTGCTCATCGCTGAGCAGTACCGCGAACCCGGCCGGAACCACGCGCCTGGCGAGCCCGGTGACGCCCTGGCCAGCGATGTTCAGATAGTCCTGATGTGCGCGCTGGTGTTCGCGTAGCTCGTCCGCGGTCAGTACGTGTTTCTCGCCGTGGCCATACGGATCGAGGCGATGTTGCATCACGCTGCGGTACCAGGAGCGGGCGATCTGCTCGTCGGGATGGATGCAGCGCTCCGGAAAATGATCGGCCACGAAGGCAGTGAGATCACTAGGG
Protein-coding regions in this window:
- a CDS encoding sigma-54-dependent Fis family transcriptional regulator translates to MSIHAPGVCPSDLTAFVADHFPERCIHPDEQIARSWYRSVMQHRLDPYGHGEKHVLTADELREHQRAHQDYLNIAGQGVTGLARRVVPAGFAVLLSDEHGVTLDTRLPLQYDTYTQAGLIVGACWDESTVGTNGIGTALASRQAMTIHHQEHFLISNFRLSCSVSPIYDAQNVLRGCLNATCLNSEGPKQTQYLTLQLVIMYARMIENASFRQRYRDRMTLSVKSHDDISDLANEQLLALDEQGRIIGANHAAFVSYQQEHQIDLLGSRIDQLLPAGVDELLSLSNGGARSLNLRTLANEALVGVSLRVPATPSMRIRSSTATAGEHPDLQRLGGQDTRLLEGVRRLRKVLDKDIPILITGETGTGKEAFARAIHQASARARGPFVALNCAAIPESLIESELFGYRGGSFTGANKKGMKGKLEQANGGTLFLDEIGDMPAHLQTRLLRVLAEREISPLGAENPVPLDVQVISATHQNLAQMIGNKTFREDLFYRLNGMPLALPALRERSDRNALVDSLLRSHGQFRLTDEARQRLLNHPWPGNIRQLSSCLRYAAALAEDGCIDVDCLPAELQALSQSGEESVRAPESRLADRLENDEERHLRAALREHRWNISAVAETFGVARSTLYRKMKKHGIVQPNALF